CGCCGCCCGAGGGGGAGCGGGGGGCCTGAGCGTCGCCGAGCAGCTCGAGAAGCTGCACCAGCTCCACCGCGACGGCGCCCTGAGCGACGCCGAGTACGAGGCCCAGAAGGCCAAGCTGCTCTAGGTGGTGGGGCGCCGCCGCCGGCGCTTCAGCGCAGGGTGCGGACGCGGGCGCCGCCGGACGGCTGCACCACCGTGCCGTGGCGCACGGCCCCGGGCGCGGCCAGCGCCACGATCGAGCCCCCGAACCCACCGCCGGTGAGGCGGGCGCCGTACACGCCCTTGCGTCCCAGCAGGCCGGCCACGGCCTCGTCGAGGCCAGGGGTGGAAACCTCGAAGTCGTCGCGGAGGCTCTCGTGGCTGGCCGCCATCAGCCCGCCGGCCTCGTCCAGGTCGCCGGCGCCGAGGGCGCGGACGAAGGCCAGCACGCGGCCGTTCTCGGTGATGACGTGACGGGCCCGGCGACGCAGGAGCGGGTCGTCCAACGCGTCGAGGTCGTCGAGCGACGCCTGAGCCAGCGGGCCGATGACGGCCTGCGCCGCCTCGCACTGGGCCCGGCGCTCGGCGTACCCCGACCCGGCCAGCGTGCGGGGCTCGCCCGAGTCGATGACGACGATCTCGGCCCGCTCGGGCAGCTCGACCGGGGTGACCGTGAGGTTGGTGCAGTCGATGAGGGCGGCGTGGCCCTCCACGCCGGCCAGGGACGTGAGCTGGTCCATCACCCCACACGGGACGCCGGAGGCGCGCTGCTCGGCCCGCTGGCAGAGGGTGGCCACCTCGGGTGCGGTGCCGCGGACGCCGAGGGCCAACGCGACCGCGACCTCGAGCGCCGCGCTGGACGACAGGCCCATGCCCATGGGCAGCGTCGAGCGCACCTGGCCGATGAAGCCGTGCTCGGGACGGGCCTCGGCCACCACGCCGGCGACGTACCGGGCCCACGCCGGGTCCACGCCGGCGGGGTCGCCGACGTCGAGCTCGACGATCGCGGGCTCGTCGTCGAGGTCGGACTCCAGCACGACCCGGGCCCCGACGGGCTCACCGGTGATGGTGATGCCCATCTGCACGGCCATGGGCAGCACCAGGCCCCCCGTGTAGTCCGTGTGCTCCCCGATGAGGTTGACCCGACCCGGGGCGTAGGCCTCGATGGTCACGATCCCGACCTCTGGCGGACCTGCCCGCCGGCCGGTGGAACCTCGATCGAGCGCACGCCCGCGACGCTACTGCCGGTCGCCGCCGGCGTCCCGGAGCGCCGCGGCGGCATCGTCCGGATCGACCGGGTTGAAGAACATGCCGCTGCCCAACTCGCCGGCGGCGACGTAGCGCTGCGTGCCGGGGGAGCGGTAGAGCGGGGCGACGTGGACGTGCAGGTGGGCCGTGGGCCACGCGCCGCCGTCGGTGGGGCGCTGGTGGAACCACAGCATGTACGGCATCGGCGCGTCGAAGAGTGCGTCGAGGCGCCCGAGGGCGTCCACCAGCACCTCGGCGAGGCCGGTTCGGCCGGCGTCGCCCAGGCCGGGCAGGTCGGGCTCGTGCGCGTCCGGCGCCACGAGGAGGGCGTAGGGCCACGTGGCGGCGTCGGGCACCCAGGCCCGCCATCCGCCGACGGCGTGAACCAGGCGGGGGCCGGGGTCGACCCCGCACAGCGCGCACGCCGCCTCGTCCAGCTCGCGGCGGGGCGCCGGCGGCACCTCGGGGAAGGCGTAGATCTGGCCGTGGGGGTGGGGGATGGTGGCGCCCACCTCGGGGCCCCGGTTCTCGAACACGAGGACGTAGGCGACGTCGTCGCGCCCGCCGAGGGCGGCGGTGCGCTCGGCCCAGAGGTCGACGACCTTGCGGGCGCCGTCGACCCCGAGGGAGGCGAAGCTGGCGTCGTGGTCAGAGGTGTAGAGCACCACCTCGCAGCGGCCGTCGGAGATGGAGGGCCACCGGTTGGTGAAGGCCTTGACGTCGTAGTCCTCGGGGGCCTCGACGCCCCCGGGGCAGAACGGGCAGGCGACCGTCGACGCCGTGTGCATGCCCTCGCCGAGGTTCGGTCGGGCCTGGCGCTTCGCCACGATCACCGCGGCCTCCCCGGTGAGGGGGTCGATCCGCCGGTCGTAGGGCGCCGCCGGTGGAGACGACGCCGCGCCCGGCTCCTGCGCCACCGTCAGCCGCCGAGCTCGTCGATGGCGTCGGCGAGGTGGTCGAGGCTGGCGACGTCCCACGGTGCCCGCATGGCGATGTTCACCTGGTCGGCGCCGGCGGCGACGTACTCGCCGATGCGGTCCACCATCTGCGCCTGCGACCCCATGACCACCCCCGGGCGCACGTAGTCGGCCATCGCCCCGAACTGGGCCGCCAACGCCTCCTCGTCCTTCGCCACCCCGACGTTGACCGCGCACCGGATGTCGTCGACGTAGCGCCCGGCGGCGGTGCAGTGCTCGGCCAGCACCCGCCGCTTGTGGGCGAACGTGGCGGGCTCGACGAAGGGCACGTTCCAGCCGTCCGCCCACCGGGCGACGATGGCGAGGGTGCGCTGCTCGCCGCCGCCGCCGATCCAGATGGGCAGCTCGGCCTGGACGGGCTTCGGCTCGCAGCGCGCTTCAACGAGGGTGAAGTACTCGCCCTCGAAGTTCGTGACCTCCTCGCGCAGGAGGCTGCGCACGCACTGGACGGACTCCTCGAGCAGGTCGAGGCGCTTGCCCGCCGAGGGGAACGGGATGCCGTAGGCCTCGTACTCGGGCTGGGCCCATCCGGCGCCGATCCCGAAGTCGACCCGCCCGTCGCAGAGTTGGTCGATGGTGGCCATGGCGTTGGCCAGCACGGCGGGGTGGCGGTAGCCGGCGCAGTACACGAGCGAGCCGCAACGCACCCGGGTGGTGTCCATGGCCAGTGCCGTGTGGGCGGCCACCGCTTCGTGGCAGTGCGGGCCGGTGAGGTCGGCTGCGTAGAAGTGGTCCCAGATCGAGATCCAGTCGAAGCCCAGCTCCTCGATGTGGTGCCACAGGCCGCGCAGCTCGCCCATGGTCGTGTTCTGCAGGCCGGTGTGCACGCCCCAGGTCGGTGACATGGATCGATCGTAGAAGGGGTGGGCGGTGGGCGGCTCGCCGAGGGCTACGGGCGCCGCATCGGCACGTGGGGGATGCCGTCCTCGACGAACTCCGGTCCGTCGGCGGCGAAGCCGAACCGGGCGTACCAGTCGACCATCCGGGACTGGGCGTCGAGCACGGCGGGCCCCTCGACCCCGTCGAGCGCCGCTTCGACGAGGGTCGCGGCGAGCCCCCGCCCCCGCTGGTCGGCCCGGGTGGCGATGCGCCCGATGCGGGTGACGCCGCCGGGGTCGACGAGGCGGCGCAGGCAGGCCAGCACCTCACCGTCCTCCTCGACCCAGAACTGGAGCGTGGCCGGCTCCGCGTCGCGCCCGTCGAGGTCGGGGTAGGCGCACTCCTGTTCCACCACGAAGACGTCGGCCCGCAGGCGGAAGAGGTCGTGGGCGAGGGTGGCGGGGAGCTCGGCCAGCGGCGCCGTGCGCACGGTCGGGGGCACGGCCCCATCGTCGCACGCTTCCTTGACCGATCGGTCAAGTGGAACAATGACCCGATGCCCTTCACCGACCGCAGCGGCGTGTCCATCTGCTACGAGACGTTCGGCGACCCCGATGACGTCCCCTTGATGCTCGTGTGCGGGCTGGGGATGCAGCTGGTCCGCTGGGACGAGGAGCTGCTCGCCGGGCTCACCGCCCGGGGCTTCTTCGTGGTCACCCACGACAACCGCGACATCGGGCTGTCCGAGAGCTTCGCCCACGTCGAGGTCGACGTGGTCGCCGCGGTCATGGCCGCCATCGAGGGGGCGGCGGTGGACGCGCCCTACCTCCTGAGTGACATGGCCGCCGACGCGATCGCCGTGCTCGACGATCTCGGCATCGAGCGGGTGCACGTGGTGGGCACGTCGATGGGCGGCATGATCGCCCAGACGATGGCCATCGAGCACCCGGACCGGGTGGCGAGCCTCACCTCCATCATGTCGACCACGGGTGACCCCGACGTCGGCCAGCCCAAGCCCGAGGTGCTGCCCACGCTCCTGGGGAACAGCGGCGAGGACCGCGAGGCCATCATCGAGGCCACCGTCGAGACCTTCCGCACGATCGGCAGCCCCGACCACTTCGACGAGGACCTCACCCGGGCGGCCGCCGCCCGCGCCTACGACCGGGCCCACGACCCGACCGCGCAGAGCCGCCAGCTCGTGGCCAGCATCGCCAGCGGCAGCCGCTCGGAGGCGCTGCGCTCCGTGTCGGTCCCGACGCTGGTCGTGCACGGCGAGGCCGACCCGCTGATCGACGTCAGCGGCGGACGCCGCACCGCGGAGGTGATCCCCGGCGCGGAGCTGCTGGTCATCGAGGGCATGGGCCACGACATCCCCCGGGTGTTCCAGCCGCAGGTCATCGAGGCCGTCCTGGCCCTGGTGAGCCGCGCCGAGTCGGCGGCGGTGACGTCGTGAGCGCGAATGCACACCTCGATGCCAAGCAGGGCCCGCTGAAGGGTGTCCGGGTCGTCGAGCTCGCGGGCATCGGCCCGGGCCCGTTCTGCGCCATGTTGCTCGCCGACATGGGCGCCGAGATCATCCGCATCGACCGCGCCGGAGCGGTGCGGGGGTTCGACCCCGCCACGCCGTCGAGCGATCTGCTCAACCGCGGCCGCCGGTCGGTGGGCGTCGACCTGAAGCACCCGGACGGTGTCGCCACCGTCCTCGATCTCGTCGAGCAGGCCGACGCGCTGATCGAGGGCTTCCGTCCTGGCGTCACCGAGCGCCTCGGCCTCGGTCCCGACGAGTGCCTCGCCCGCAACCCCCGCCTGGTCTACGGGCGGATGACGGGGTGGGGCCAGGAGGGTCCGTGGGCTCTCGAGGCGGGCCACGACATCAACTACATCGCCCTCGCCGGCGCCCTCGACCCCTGCGGGCGCAAGGGTGAGGCTCCGGTGCCGCCCATGAACCTGGTCGGCGACTTCGGCGGCGGGGCGATGTTCCTCGCCTTCGGCGTGGTGTGCGGCATCCTCGAGGCCCGCACGTCGGGCCAGGGCCAGGTGGTCGACGCGGCCATGGTCGACGGCGCCGCCCTGCTCACCACGATGATGCACGGGATGATGGCCATGGGCATCTGGGACGTCGAGCGGGGCACCAACATGCTCGACACCGGCGCCTTCTTCTACGAGGTGTACCGGACCAAGGACGACAAGTTCGTGTCCGTGGGCTCCATCGAGCCGCAGTTCTACGCCGCGCTCGTCGAGCTGACCGGTCTGGGCGACGGCACCGCGCCGCCGCAGATGGATCGTGCCAGCTGGCCCGAGCTGAAGGAGCAGCTGGCCGCCATCTTCCTGACGAAGACGCGCGACGAGTGGTGCGAGATCCTCGAGGGCCATGACGTGTGCTTCGCCCCGGTGCTCTCGATGGCCGAGGCGCCCGACCATCCGCACATGGTGGCGCGGGGGACCTTCACCGAGGTCGCCGGCATCCGCCAGCCCGGACCGGCCCCGCGTTTCAGCCGTACGCCCGGCGCCATCACCGAGCCACCGCCGCACGCCGGCCAGCACACCGACGAGGCCCTCGTCGACTGGGGCCTCGACCCCGAGCGCGTCGCCGCCCTGAAGGAGTCCGGCGCCGTCCGCTGACGCTTCGGGCGGGTCACCCTTAGGCTGGTCCGCCCATGGCCACCCTCGCCTGCTTCCACGCCCATCCCGACGACGAGACCATCGCCACGGGCGGGGTCATGGCGTTGGCGAAGAGCCAGGGTCACCGCGTGGTGCTCGTGGTCGCCACCAAGGGCGAGCACGGCGAGATCCAGCCCGACGTGCTCGACGAGGGCGAGACGCTCGCGGAGCGCCGGGTGCGAGAGGTCGCCGAGGCCGCCGCCATCTTGGGGATCGACCGGGTCGAGTACCTGGGCTACGTCGACTCCGGGATGATGGGCGAGCCGACCAACGACCTGCCGGGCTCGTTCTGGACCGCCGACCTCGACGAGGCCACCGAGCGGCTCGCCGCCATCCTGCGCGACGAGGCGGTCGACGTCCTGACCGTCTACGACAGCCATGGTGGCTACGGCCACCCCGACCACATCCAGGTCCACCGGGTGGGCCACCTGGCCGGAGCCGCCGCCGATGTCCCCCGCGTGCTCGAGGCGACGATGGACCGCGACGCCATCTTCGCCCGCATGCGCGAGGCCGCCGAGCGCGGTGAGCTGCCGGACGACTTCGAGCTCCCCGACCCCGACGGTGAGGAGTCGTTCGGGAGCCCCGCCGACGTGATCACCCACGAGATCGACGTGACCGCGTTCGTGGGCCAGAAGCGGGAGGCGCTCGTCGCCCATGCCAGCCAGGTGGGCCCCGATTCGTTCTTCCTCGCCATCCCCGACGAGGCGTTCCTCGAGAACTTCGGCCGGGAGTGCTTCATCGACCCGAGCGAGCCGCGCCCGCCGGGGGCGCCCCGCCACACCGACCTGTTCGAGGGACTGTCATGAGCGATGCACCCGTCGTCGGACCGCCGACCGCGTGGGTCCACACCGGTTACACCCAGCAGCTGCACTTCGGAGCCGGGGCCGTCGACCGCCTCGGGGAGGTGCTGAAGGGCCTCGGGGCGCGACGGGCGATGCTCATCACGACCGCGGGGCGCTTCCAGTCCGACGACGGCGCCCGGGTCCGCAAGGCGATGGGCCGCATCCTCGCCTCGAGCTTCGCCGAGGCACTCGCGCACGTCCCGACCACGGCGGTGCGCGAGGCGGGCCTCGAGGCCCGGCGCGACGCCGTCGACGCGGTCGTCTCCTTCGGCGGCGGCTCCTGTGCCGACCTCGCCAAGGCCGTCTGCTACTTCAGTGAGCAGGAGTCGGGCACGCCGGGCGCGTCCTACGCCGACCGCCCTGCGATCCTCCACGTCTCCGTGCCCACCACCTACTCGGGCGCCGAGCTCACCCCGTTCTTCGGCATGACCGACCCCGCCACCCGCCAGAAGCAGGGGGCGGGCGGCCCGACAATCGCCCCGATCGCGGCCGTCTACGACCCGGAGCTCACCCTCGCCACCCCGGCGCGGGTGAGCGCCGAGACCGGGATGAACGCGCTGGCGCACTGCGTCGAGGCGGCGTGGTCGCCGACCCGTACCCCCGAGGCCGAGGCCATCGCCCTCGCCGGGGCGCACCGCATCCACGCCGCGCTGCCGAAGGTGGTGGAGGCCCCGGACGACCTGGCCGCCCGCACCGACATGCTGCAGGGGGCGGTCCTCGGTGGGCGCTGCCTCCAGAACGGGTCCATGGGCGTGCACCACGGGCTGGCCCAGCTCGTGGGCGGCCGGACCGGCATCCCCCACGGCCTCGCCAACGCGATGATCCTGCCCCACGCCATCCGGTACAACGCCGACACCGTCCCGTGGGCCATCGCCGGCCTCGCCCTGTCCATGGGGGTGGCGGACCCCGCCGACGCCGTGGCCGACCTGGTCAGGCGCCTCGGTCTGCCGACCGGGCTGCGCGAGTGCGGCGTCACCGAGGAGGATCTCGACGCGGTGGCGCAGCTCTCCCAGTCCAACGGCAACGTCTTGAACAACCCGCGGCCGGTGTCCGAGGAGGACGCCCGGGCCATCCTCGCCGCCGCCTACTGAGGCTCGCCGACCGCCTCTTCGCGTGGGGTGGGGCCCACGTCCTCGAGGGTGGTCCCGTCGATGATGCGGGGGCAGCCTCGCTCGGCGAGCCAGGCCGTGATCTCGGCGGCCGTGCCCGGGCGACGGTCGACATAGCCCTGCGAGCGGTCACAGCCGAGCTCGGCGGCCAGGATGCGCGTGATCTCGTCCTCGATGCCCTCGGCCACGACGGTCAGTCCGAGGGTGGCAGCGAGGGTGACGATGGAGGTCACGATGGCCTGGTCGTCGTCGTCGACGGCGAGGTCGGTGATGAAGGCGCGGTCGATCTTGAGCTCGTGCACCGGCAGGCGCTTGAGGTGGGACATCGACGAGTAGCCCGTGCCGAAGTCGTCGATCGAGAGGCGGACGCCGAGGCTGGCGAGGCGCTCGACGAGCGAGACCAGGTCGTCGGTGCGACCACCGAACGCGCTCTCGGTGATCTCGAGGGTCACGCACTGGGAGGGAAGGCGGGCCTCCAGGATCGTGGCGTGGAGGGTGCGGGCGAGGTCCGGGTCCTCGAGCGCCTTGGGCGACACGTTCACCGACATCGCGACGTCGAGGCCGTCGGCACGCCATCGAGCGCATTGGGTGAGCGCGGTCCGCACGACCTGCTTCGTGAGCTCGCCGATCAGTCCGGTCTGCTCGGCGAAGGGGATGAAGCGGTCAGGTCCGATCCACCCCAGCTCGGGGTGCTCCCAGCGGGCCAGCGCCTCGAGCCCGACGACCTCCCCGGTGTGCAGGTCGACCTGGGGCTGGTAGTGGACTGCCAGCTCCTGGCGCTCGAGCAGCTCCCGGAGGTCGTTGAGCAGGGCCAGGCGCCCTGGGCGGTCCTCCTGGTCCTCGCTCCCGTAGACCGCGATGTCGATGCCGTCGCGCTTGGCCCGGTACATGGCGACGTCGGCGGACTGGAGCAACGATGCGGCCCGGTCGGCTTCGCTGCTGTGGCAGATGCCGATGCTGACGCCCACGGCGAGGCTGAGACCGTCGACCTCGATCGGGTCGCGGAGGGCGGCCAGGAGCAGCCGGGCGACCCGCTCGGGCCGGTCCTCGCCCGGTGGGTCGTCGAGGAGCAGCGCGAACTCGTCCCCTCCGAGGCGTACGACCGTGTCACCCGAGGGGGTGGCGGCGTGGAGTCGCTGGGCGACCTCGCGGAGCACGCGATCACCGACGTCGTGGCCGAGGCCGTCGTTGATCTCCTTGAACCGGTCCAGGTCCATCAGCAGGAGCGCTGACTGGGGCGGATGCGTGCCGTCGAATCGCCCGGCGAGCTCACGCATGAGGTGGGAGCGGTTGGGCAGGCTGGTGAGGGGGTCGTGCAGGGCCTGGTGGCGGAGGTGCTCCCGGCTCGAGGCGAGCGCGGCGATCTGCTGCTCGAGGCGCTGGGTCAGCGCGGTGTTGTCCTGGTGGACGATGACCTGGCGCACGATCAACAGGAGGACGAGCGGCACGCCCACCCAGGTGAACACCGCCCCGAGGTGCCCGTCCCGGAGGTGGGTGGGGATCGCCAGCAGGACGAACACCGCCATCGGCACGTAGGGGAGCATCATCACCCACGAGGGCTGGACCTCGGAGGTGGCGACGTCGACCGCCGTGGTGCGCCCCCAGCGGGCGGCGAGGGCCAGGACGAGGAAGCCGGCGAACCAGCCGACGTTGAAGGGGCTGGTGGCGGCGGAGTCGGTGGTCGACAGGTAGGCGAAGGCAGAGTCGGCCAGAGCGAGGAGGGTGAGCCCGACGGCGATGGTGGCGACCGTCGGCCGGTAGGCCGCGAGCGATCGGGAGAGCACCGTGAGCGTCATCACGAGGATCACCACGTCGCCCGAGGGGTAGGCGATGGCGAGGACGAGGTCCGTGCCGGAACCGGCGTCGGCCGCGACGTGGCCCATCACGAGGAGCCAGCTCACCCCGATGCAGGCACAGGCGATGGTGAGTCCGTCGAGGAGGGCGCGCACCCGGCCCGAGGTGCGCACGTTGGACGGGAACGTGAGCAGGGCGGCGGCGATGAGCGGGATCGACGCGAGGAACCCGAGGTCGGCCAGCGACGGGAAGGGCGCCTCGTGGACGACCGACTCGTAGTAGGTCCAGATGAGCTGCCCGAGGCCCCACGAGAGCGTGCCGGCGCCGAGCAGGAGCCAGGAGCGCCGACTGCCGTCTCGCGCCCGCCCGGCCGCCCGGAAGCACGACCAGGCTGCCAGGAATGCAGCGAGCGTCTCGGCGACGTTGTCGAAGTCGCCCACGAAGGGCTCGCCGCCGAGGCCCGGGCCGACGACGGCGAGGTAGGCCACGACGGCCGCCACGACCGCGAGCGACGCGCGCCGCTGGGACGCGGACATCGACGCGGGCGTCGCGGACATCGTCGCCTATCGGCCTGGGGACGCCATCTCTGAGCCCCGCTTGCGCCCGCAGGGTCGGGCGCGGCGATGATGGGGCCATGTCGATCATCAAGATCAACGCCATCACCGTGCCCGCCGACAGCGGCGACGAGCTCGCCCAGCGCTTCGCGGCCCGTGCCGGTGCCGTGGACGGCCAGGACGGCTTCGAAGGCTTCGAGCTGCTCAAGCCCACCGACGAGCGCACGACCTGGCTGGTCGTGACCCGCTGGCGTGACGAGGCCGCCTTCGAGGCGTGGCTGGCCTCGCCGGCCTTCGCCCACGGCCACCGGTCGGAGGGTGGCGGCGAGGGCGGCGGCCACCCTGGCGCTTCCGGTGGACACCCCGGCGCGTCCGGCGGTCACCCGGGCGCCGAGGGAGGGCACCCCGGCGGCGAGCGGCCGGTGGCGGTCGCCAGCGAGGTCTGGTCCTACGAGGTGGCTGGCGGCTCGGCGGGCGCCGGGGCGGCCGGCTGACCACTGCCGGTGCTGCGTCTGCACGCCGACTGGGCGTGGGTGGTCGTCGGTGTCAATGCCGTGGCCGGGCTGTGGGCCCTGGCGGCCCAGTGGGTCCCCCGGCTGCGGGTGCGGGCGCTGTGGTGGGTCGTGGTCGCAGGCTGGGCCACCGTGGCCGTCCAGGTGGTGCTGGGCGTCCAGCTCAGCGCGGGCGAGAACCTCGAGGCCCCCGAGTTCCACGAGTTCTACGGCTTCGTGGCGCTCATCTCGGTGGGGCTCATCTACAGCTACCGCGCGCAGGTCAAGGAGTACCAGCACCTGCTCTACGGCGTGGGTGGTCTCTTCCTGATGGGACTGGCCCTGCGGGCCATCTTCCTGGCCTGAGCGAGGGTCAGAGGTTCACCACGGGGCAGGTCAGCGTGCGGGTGATCCCGTCGATGAGCTGCACCCGGCTGACCACCATCTTGCCGAGTTCGTCCACGCTGGCCGCCTCGGCCACGGCGATCACGTCGTAGGGGCCGGTGACGTCGTCGGCCGACCGCACGCCGTCGATGGCGGCGACCTCGGCGGCCACCTGGCCGCTCCGCCCCACTTCGGTCTGGATGAGGATGTAGGCACGCACGGACATCGGCGCCGATGCTAGTGCCGGCGAAGGCCCGGCCGCCCGAGCCGGAGGCGCCGATGGTCCGGCGGGCGAACGGCGGGGCAAGCTGTCCGCCGTGATCCGGGCCGGGATGGTGTGCGCACTGGCGCTCGTGGTGTGCCTGACGACCGGCGCCTGTGGCTCGTCGGGTCCCGAGGCTTCCCCGGGAGCGCGCCCGACCACCACGACCGCAGCCTCGGACGGGGCCCCGCCGTCGGTCCGTGTCGTCCTCGGCGGCGACTCGGTGATGGCGAGCCTCGTCCCTGCGGTGCGGGCGGCGCTGGGCGACCAGGCCCAGGTCGATTACCTGGCGGCGCCGACCATCAGCACGGCCAGCGACCGGGCGGCCTGGGAGGCGGGGATCGAGGAGCACGACCCCGACCTCGTCGTCGTGCTCGTGGGGCCGTGGGAGGTGCTCCAGCCGGGCTTCGCTCCGACCGAGACGGGCTGGCCCGCCACCTACGCCGACGAGGTGCTCGACCCGCTGGTGGCGTCGCTCACCGCGGGCGGGGCCCGGGTGCTCTGGGTGGAGATGCACAGCTCGACCAAGGTGGCCACGACGTTGTCGTTCGCCGTGCTGGGGGCGCAGGCGCGCGCCCTCGCCGAGCGCGAGGAGGCGGTCGACGTGATCGACGCCGGCGCCTTCGTCGACCACCCCGACGGCACGCTCGCCGACGTGCTGCGGGCCGCCGACGGAGCGCCCGAACGCATCCGGCGCCTCGACGGCACCGGCGTGCACCTCTGCCCGGCCGGTGTGGTCCGCCTCGCGACCCCCGTCCTCGACTGGCTCACCGACCACGCCGACGAGCCCGTGTCGCTCGTCCCGGGCTGGGAAGGCGCCGCGTGGCGCTGGCCTCCCGAGCTCGAGCATCCGGAGCAGTGCCCACCCGCGTCCGACCCGGCACGGTCGACGGGGGCTCCCTAGACTCGCCGCGGTGCGGCGGGCGGTGGTGTTCCTCCTCGCGCTGGGGGCGGCAGTGGGACTCGGGCTGGCGTCAGCGTGCGCGGGCGGGGCCGCGCCGGCCGGTCCGGCTGCGGCGGCGACCGCTCCCGTGAGCGAGGTGGCGCCCGAAGCGGCGGCACCTGCCGCGCGGCTTCCGGCGGGCCAGGACCTCTACCGACCTCCGGCGTCGCTGGTCGAGGCCGGGCCGGCCGGCTCGCTGATCTGGTACCAGGGCATCGTGAGCCCGGTGGCCGGCTCCCGTGCGTGGCGCGTGGTGTACCGGTCGCGTGGCCTCGAGGGCGAACCCGTCGCGGTCTCGGGCCTGCTGATCCGCCCCGGGGGCCCGGCGCCGGCCGGGGGCTTCCCCGTCGTCTCGTGGGCCATCGGCACGCCGGGGATCGCAGACGTGTGCGCTCCGTCGAGATACCCCCCAGTGGTGCCCCGGCTCGCTCGCCT
The genomic region above belongs to Acidimicrobiales bacterium and contains:
- the galK gene encoding galactokinase; translation: MTIEAYAPGRVNLIGEHTDYTGGLVLPMAVQMGITITGEPVGARVVLESDLDDEPAIVELDVGDPAGVDPAWARYVAGVVAEARPEHGFIGQVRSTLPMGMGLSSSAALEVAVALALGVRGTAPEVATLCQRAEQRASGVPCGVMDQLTSLAGVEGHAALIDCTNLTVTPVELPERAEIVVIDSGEPRTLAGSGYAERRAQCEAAQAVIGPLAQASLDDLDALDDPLLRRRARHVITENGRVLAFVRALGAGDLDEAGGLMAASHESLRDDFEVSTPGLDEAVAGLLGRKGVYGARLTGGGFGGSIVALAAPGAVRHGTVVQPSGGARVRTLR
- a CDS encoding TIGR03560 family F420-dependent LLM class oxidoreductase, with amino-acid sequence MSPTWGVHTGLQNTTMGELRGLWHHIEELGFDWISIWDHFYAADLTGPHCHEAVAAHTALAMDTTRVRCGSLVYCAGYRHPAVLANAMATIDQLCDGRVDFGIGAGWAQPEYEAYGIPFPSAGKRLDLLEESVQCVRSLLREEVTNFEGEYFTLVEARCEPKPVQAELPIWIGGGGEQRTLAIVARWADGWNVPFVEPATFAHKRRVLAEHCTAAGRYVDDIRCAVNVGVAKDEEALAAQFGAMADYVRPGVVMGSQAQMVDRIGEYVAAGADQVNIAMRAPWDVASLDHLADAIDELGG
- a CDS encoding GNAT family N-acetyltransferase, yielding MPPTVRTAPLAELPATLAHDLFRLRADVFVVEQECAYPDLDGRDAEPATLQFWVEEDGEVLACLRRLVDPGGVTRIGRIATRADQRGRGLAATLVEAALDGVEGPAVLDAQSRMVDWYARFGFAADGPEFVEDGIPHVPMRRP
- a CDS encoding alpha/beta fold hydrolase, encoding MPFTDRSGVSICYETFGDPDDVPLMLVCGLGMQLVRWDEELLAGLTARGFFVVTHDNRDIGLSESFAHVEVDVVAAVMAAIEGAAVDAPYLLSDMAADAIAVLDDLGIERVHVVGTSMGGMIAQTMAIEHPDRVASLTSIMSTTGDPDVGQPKPEVLPTLLGNSGEDREAIIEATVETFRTIGSPDHFDEDLTRAAAARAYDRAHDPTAQSRQLVASIASGSRSEALRSVSVPTLVVHGEADPLIDVSGGRRTAEVIPGAELLVIEGMGHDIPRVFQPQVIEAVLALVSRAESAAVTS
- a CDS encoding CoA transferase, yielding MSANAHLDAKQGPLKGVRVVELAGIGPGPFCAMLLADMGAEIIRIDRAGAVRGFDPATPSSDLLNRGRRSVGVDLKHPDGVATVLDLVEQADALIEGFRPGVTERLGLGPDECLARNPRLVYGRMTGWGQEGPWALEAGHDINYIALAGALDPCGRKGEAPVPPMNLVGDFGGGAMFLAFGVVCGILEARTSGQGQVVDAAMVDGAALLTTMMHGMMAMGIWDVERGTNMLDTGAFFYEVYRTKDDKFVSVGSIEPQFYAALVELTGLGDGTAPPQMDRASWPELKEQLAAIFLTKTRDEWCEILEGHDVCFAPVLSMAEAPDHPHMVARGTFTEVAGIRQPGPAPRFSRTPGAITEPPPHAGQHTDEALVDWGLDPERVAALKESGAVR
- a CDS encoding PIG-L family deacetylase, whose protein sequence is MATLACFHAHPDDETIATGGVMALAKSQGHRVVLVVATKGEHGEIQPDVLDEGETLAERRVREVAEAAAILGIDRVEYLGYVDSGMMGEPTNDLPGSFWTADLDEATERLAAILRDEAVDVLTVYDSHGGYGHPDHIQVHRVGHLAGAAADVPRVLEATMDRDAIFARMREAAERGELPDDFELPDPDGEESFGSPADVITHEIDVTAFVGQKREALVAHASQVGPDSFFLAIPDEAFLENFGRECFIDPSEPRPPGAPRHTDLFEGLS
- a CDS encoding iron-containing alcohol dehydrogenase, with product MSDAPVVGPPTAWVHTGYTQQLHFGAGAVDRLGEVLKGLGARRAMLITTAGRFQSDDGARVRKAMGRILASSFAEALAHVPTTAVREAGLEARRDAVDAVVSFGGGSCADLAKAVCYFSEQESGTPGASYADRPAILHVSVPTTYSGAELTPFFGMTDPATRQKQGAGGPTIAPIAAVYDPELTLATPARVSAETGMNALAHCVEAAWSPTRTPEAEAIALAGAHRIHAALPKVVEAPDDLAARTDMLQGAVLGGRCLQNGSMGVHHGLAQLVGGRTGIPHGLANAMILPHAIRYNADTVPWAIAGLALSMGVADPADAVADLVRRLGLPTGLRECGVTEEDLDAVAQLSQSNGNVLNNPRPVSEEDARAILAAAY
- a CDS encoding EAL domain-containing protein codes for the protein MSATPASMSASQRRASLAVVAAVVAYLAVVGPGLGGEPFVGDFDNVAETLAAFLAAWSCFRAAGRARDGSRRSWLLLGAGTLSWGLGQLIWTYYESVVHEAPFPSLADLGFLASIPLIAAALLTFPSNVRTSGRVRALLDGLTIACACIGVSWLLVMGHVAADAGSGTDLVLAIAYPSGDVVILVMTLTVLSRSLAAYRPTVATIAVGLTLLALADSAFAYLSTTDSAATSPFNVGWFAGFLVLALAARWGRTTAVDVATSEVQPSWVMMLPYVPMAVFVLLAIPTHLRDGHLGAVFTWVGVPLVLLLIVRQVIVHQDNTALTQRLEQQIAALASSREHLRHQALHDPLTSLPNRSHLMRELAGRFDGTHPPQSALLLMDLDRFKEINDGLGHDVGDRVLREVAQRLHAATPSGDTVVRLGGDEFALLLDDPPGEDRPERVARLLLAALRDPIEVDGLSLAVGVSIGICHSSEADRAASLLQSADVAMYRAKRDGIDIAVYGSEDQEDRPGRLALLNDLRELLERQELAVHYQPQVDLHTGEVVGLEALARWEHPELGWIGPDRFIPFAEQTGLIGELTKQVVRTALTQCARWRADGLDVAMSVNVSPKALEDPDLARTLHATILEARLPSQCVTLEITESAFGGRTDDLVSLVERLASLGVRLSIDDFGTGYSSMSHLKRLPVHELKIDRAFITDLAVDDDDQAIVTSIVTLAATLGLTVVAEGIEDEITRILAAELGCDRSQGYVDRRPGTAAEITAWLAERGCPRIIDGTTLEDVGPTPREEAVGEPQ
- a CDS encoding antibiotic biosynthesis monooxygenase; translated protein: MSIIKINAITVPADSGDELAQRFAARAGAVDGQDGFEGFELLKPTDERTTWLVVTRWRDEAAFEAWLASPAFAHGHRSEGGGEGGGHPGASGGHPGASGGHPGAEGGHPGGERPVAVASEVWSYEVAGGSAGAGAAG